The Coffea arabica cultivar ET-39 chromosome 1e, Coffea Arabica ET-39 HiFi, whole genome shotgun sequence genome has a window encoding:
- the LOC140021696 gene encoding chemocyanin-like, whose amino-acid sequence MVFAKKALFLSFLLMVSSSVCQKSKAHVYTVGDAAGWTNIGRVDYKTWAATKIFHVGDIILFEYNKQFHNVVRVTHKNFNSCNSTDAYATWVSGNDSFLIQRPGHYYFICNLTGRCQSGQKVDIRVPGAGAHSPSPTPAPIPTPSVPLPSPPPPPSTLPPPPASVLPSPPSTSPGSASPAPAPSSASAFYSPRGLQMRAHFWLSTLVLAAGLNGFVG is encoded by the exons ATGGTTTTCGCCAAGAAagctctttttctttccttcttgttGATGGTAAGTAGTAGTGTTTGTCAGAAGTCGAAGGCTCATGTGTACACAGTTGGTGATGCTGCTGGCTGGACGAATATTGGCCGCGTTGACTACAAAACTTGGGCCGCTACAAAGATTTTCCATGTCGGGGACATCATCT TGTTTGAATACAACAAACAGTTTCACAACGTGGTACGAGTGACTCACAAGAATTTCAACTCGTGTAATTCCACGGATGCTTATGCAACCTGGGTCTCCGGCAATGATTCATTCCTCATTCAGAGGCCCGGCCACTATTACTTCATCTGCAACCTTACGGGTCGCTGTCAATCTGGACAGAAGGTTGACATTAGGGTCCCCGGAGCTGGAGCTCACTCACCCTCTCCCACTCCGGCCCCTATCCCCACTCCTTCCGTCCCACTTCCGAGTCCACCCCCGCCGCCCTCGACATTGCCGCCTCCGCCAGCCTCAGTGTTGCCTTCTCCGCCCTCGACTTCGCCTGGAAGCGCTTCTCCTGCTCCGGCTCCCAGTAGCGCTTCGGCCTTTTATTCACCCAGGGGGCTGCAGATGAGGGCTCATTTCTGGTTGTCTACTTTGGTACTGGCGGCAGGGCTTAATGGATTCGTTGGTTAG
- the LOC140020951 gene encoding mavicyanin-like, with product MDFGREAVVLVLTAITMAVLGAASTVHTVGDIGGWNSDRDVDYYDWAASREFHIGDIIHFKYDPGFHNVVEVRRADYHACNAANPIATYSSPSGDDYIKIERHGHYFFICGCVDHCALTNQKVDIRVPKDLDVIN from the exons ATGGATTTTGGTAGAGAAGCAGTCGTGCTTGTCCTCACTGCTATAACAATGGCTGTTTTGGGGGCGGCTTCCACTGTTCACACGGTTGGTGATATTGGCGGGTGGAACTCAGACCGTGACGTGGATTATTACGATTGGGCTGCTAGCAGGGAATTTCATATTGGCGACATTATCC ATTTCAAGTACGATCCAGGGTTTCATAATGTGGTGGAAGTGAGGCGGGCGGACTACCACGCATGCAATGCAGCAAATCCCATAGCCACCTACTCGTCGCCGTCGGGGGATGACTACATCAAGATCGAGAGACACGGCCACTACTTCTTCATCTGCGGCTGCGTCGATCACTGCGCACTCACTAACCAGAAAGTTGATATCAGAGTCCCTAAAGACCTCGACGTGATTAACTAA
- the LOC113733439 gene encoding ribosome-recycling factor, chloroplastic isoform X2, with the protein MAMNFSPSTPMGSIYQHKPKILLSLQPPQGSKNVSCGAASNYVKLEVRLRASAAKPLVVKHLLQKRRVLRCATIEEIEAEKSFIEEDVKERMEKTVDTVRSSFNSIRTGRSNPAMLDKIEVEYYGAPTNLKSIAQISTPDASSLLVKPYDKSALKAIEKAIVNSDLGMTPNNDGEVIRLAIPQLTLERRKELSKIVAKQAEEGKVALRNVRRDAIKSYEKLEKEKKLSEDNVKDLSSDLQKVTDEYMKKIDSLYKQKEKELLTV; encoded by the exons ATGGCTATGAATTTCTCCCCTTCAACCCCCATGGGGTCCATTTATCAGCATAaacccaaaattcttctttCCCTGCAACCTCCCCAAG GTTCGAAAAATGTGTCTTGCGGCGCGGCTTCCAACTATGTCAAGCTTGAGGTTAGGCTCAGAGCTTCTGCTGCAAAGCCCCTTGTTGTTAAACACCTCTTGCAGAAGAG ACGAGTTTTGAGGTGTGCAACCATAGAAGAAATAGAAGCTGAGAAATCTTTCATTGAAGAAGACGTT AAAGAAAGAATGGAAAAGACTGTTGACACAGTTCGCTCGAGTTTTAATTCTATTAGGACCGGTAGATCAAACCCGGCAATGCTGGACAAAATTGAG GTGGAGTACTATGGAGCACCAACCAACTTGAAGAGCATAGCTCAAATTAGTACTCCTGATGCAAGTTCACTTTTGGTGAAACCCTATGACAAATCCGC CTTGAAGGCTATAGAAAAAGCAATTGTCAACTCTGACCTTGGTATGACACCAAACAATGATGGAGAAGTTATAAGGCTGGCAATACCCCAACTTACATTAGAGAGGAGAAAG GAACTATCAAAAATTGTGGCAAAACAAGCTGAGGAAGGGAAG GTAGCATTGAGGAATGTACGAAGAGATGCCATCAAATCCTATGAAAAACTTGAGAAG GAGAAAAAGCTGTCCGAGGACAATGTGAAAGACTTGTCCAGTGATCTGCAG AAAGTGACAGATGAATATATGAAAAAGATTGATTCCCTCTACAAACAGAAGGAGAAG GAGTTGCTGACAGTTTGA
- the LOC113733439 gene encoding ribosome-recycling factor, chloroplastic isoform X1 encodes MAMNFSPSTPMGSIYQHKPKILLSLQPPQDSHLSGSKNVSCGAASNYVKLEVRLRASAAKPLVVKHLLQKRRVLRCATIEEIEAEKSFIEEDVKERMEKTVDTVRSSFNSIRTGRSNPAMLDKIEVEYYGAPTNLKSIAQISTPDASSLLVKPYDKSALKAIEKAIVNSDLGMTPNNDGEVIRLAIPQLTLERRKELSKIVAKQAEEGKVALRNVRRDAIKSYEKLEKEKKLSEDNVKDLSSDLQKVTDEYMKKIDSLYKQKEKELLTV; translated from the exons ATGGCTATGAATTTCTCCCCTTCAACCCCCATGGGGTCCATTTATCAGCATAaacccaaaattcttctttCCCTGCAACCTCCCCAAG ATTCTCATCTTTCAGGTTCGAAAAATGTGTCTTGCGGCGCGGCTTCCAACTATGTCAAGCTTGAGGTTAGGCTCAGAGCTTCTGCTGCAAAGCCCCTTGTTGTTAAACACCTCTTGCAGAAGAG ACGAGTTTTGAGGTGTGCAACCATAGAAGAAATAGAAGCTGAGAAATCTTTCATTGAAGAAGACGTT AAAGAAAGAATGGAAAAGACTGTTGACACAGTTCGCTCGAGTTTTAATTCTATTAGGACCGGTAGATCAAACCCGGCAATGCTGGACAAAATTGAG GTGGAGTACTATGGAGCACCAACCAACTTGAAGAGCATAGCTCAAATTAGTACTCCTGATGCAAGTTCACTTTTGGTGAAACCCTATGACAAATCCGC CTTGAAGGCTATAGAAAAAGCAATTGTCAACTCTGACCTTGGTATGACACCAAACAATGATGGAGAAGTTATAAGGCTGGCAATACCCCAACTTACATTAGAGAGGAGAAAG GAACTATCAAAAATTGTGGCAAAACAAGCTGAGGAAGGGAAG GTAGCATTGAGGAATGTACGAAGAGATGCCATCAAATCCTATGAAAAACTTGAGAAG GAGAAAAAGCTGTCCGAGGACAATGTGAAAGACTTGTCCAGTGATCTGCAG AAAGTGACAGATGAATATATGAAAAAGATTGATTCCCTCTACAAACAGAAGGAGAAG GAGTTGCTGACAGTTTGA
- the LOC113733432 gene encoding fatty-acid-binding protein 1-like, whose product MVSLRFPFSFSQPPTPKPPNASTSSSFSTSATTACSVAAVCGAGIAAGLALSQTPANPLYGNAFSSLLSNLLLNTSHFSPMWGSLSLSGSSASVAEPKTGMSFPSVLKDSQRLLGIGLRKKAVLGLKNIDVYAFGVYADDGDIKKVLTEKYGALSAAELKEKKELREDLMESDVSMTIRLQIVYGRLSIQSVRSAFQESVGNRLRKFGGPNNKELLERFTSQFKDEYKIPRGSIIDLSRDQGYVLRTTIDGQEVGSIQSKPLCRSIIDLYIGDEPFDQKAKEDVQKNLAHVLQK is encoded by the exons ATGGTCTCTCTTCGATTTCCATTCTCGTTTTCTCAGCCCCCTACCCCGAAGCCACCCAACGCATCCACCTCCTCTTCTTTCTCCACCAGTGCAACCACAGCATGCTCCGTCGCCGCAGTCTGTGGTGCGGGAATCGCCGCCGGTTTAGCTCTCTCCCAAACTCCCGCTAATCCTCTATACGGCAACGCCTTCAGTTCCTTGTTATCCAATCTGTTGCTCAATACAAGCCATTTCTCTCCGATGTGGggttctctttctctctccggTAGCTCCGCTTCGGTTGCTGAACCCAAGACGGGAATGTCATTCCCCTCAGTTCTCAAAGATTCCCAGCGACTTCTTGGAATTGGGTTGAGGAAAAAAGCCGTTTTGGGGTTGAAAAACATAGACGTTTACGCTTTTG GGGTATATGCCGATGATGGTGACATAAAGAAAGTGCTTACTGAGAAATATGGAGCACTGTCCGCAGCTGAattgaaagaaaagaaggaattgAGGGAGGATCTCATGGAAAGTGATGTAAGCATGACTATTAGACTCCAAATAGTCTATGGAAGATTAAGCATTCAATCTGTACGTAGTGCTTTCCAAGAATCTGTTGGGAACAGATTAAGGAAATTTGGAGGGCCCAATAATAAAGAACTTCTTGAAAG GTTCACATCCCAGTTCAAAGATGAATATAAGATACCTCGAGGGTCTATCATAGATCTTTCAAGGGATCAAGGCTATGTTCTTCGCACAACAA TTGATGGACAGGAGGTGGGAAGCATTCAGAGCAAGCCACTTTGTCGCTCTATCATTGATCTATATATCGGTGATGAACCTTTTGATCAGAAAGCTAAAGAAGATGTTCAAAAGAATTTGGCTCATGTTCTGCAGAAGTAG